A single genomic interval of Litoreibacter ponti harbors:
- a CDS encoding FAD binding domain-containing protein — MYNFELTRPSTIADAVSALASDEAQALGGGQTLIPTLKQRLASPETLVSLSGIDEMKGICRDDAGRLCIGGATTHAEVAADGSYPALSAMASHIGDPAVRNRGTIGGSVANNDPAACYPSAVLGSGATVVTNTREIAADDYFQGMFTTALEEGEIVTEVKFPVPEKANYQKFVQPASRFALVGVFVAKFADGVRVAVTGASEDGVFRWTEAEEALSANFAASALDGLDVSADGMISDLHGTGAYRAHLVKVMTGRAVAAC; from the coding sequence CGCGGATGCGGTCTCGGCCCTGGCCTCGGACGAGGCGCAGGCCTTGGGCGGGGGCCAGACTCTGATCCCGACGCTCAAGCAGCGCTTGGCCAGTCCCGAGACGCTCGTCAGCCTCAGCGGCATCGACGAGATGAAAGGCATCTGCCGTGACGATGCGGGGCGGCTGTGCATCGGCGGGGCCACGACCCATGCCGAAGTGGCCGCCGATGGCAGCTACCCCGCGCTGTCGGCCATGGCGTCGCACATCGGCGATCCGGCGGTGCGCAACCGCGGCACGATCGGCGGCTCGGTTGCCAATAACGACCCGGCCGCGTGCTACCCGTCTGCGGTGCTGGGCTCCGGTGCGACCGTGGTCACCAACACGCGCGAGATCGCGGCGGACGACTACTTCCAGGGCATGTTCACCACCGCGCTGGAAGAAGGCGAAATCGTCACCGAGGTGAAATTCCCGGTGCCGGAGAAGGCGAATTACCAGAAGTTCGTGCAACCCGCCTCGCGCTTTGCGCTGGTGGGGGTCTTTGTCGCCAAATTCGCCGATGGCGTGCGGGTGGCTGTGACCGGCGCTTCCGAGGACGGCGTGTTCCGCTGGACCGAAGCGGAAGAGGCGCTGTCGGCGAATTTCGCCGCATCGGCGCTGGACGGGCTGGATGTTTCGGCGGACGGGATGATCTCGGACCTGCACGGCACCGGTGCGTATCGCGCGCATTTGGTGAAGGTGATGACCGGCAGGGCCGTCGCGGCCTGTTAA